In Procambarus clarkii isolate CNS0578487 chromosome 6, FALCON_Pclarkii_2.0, whole genome shotgun sequence, one DNA window encodes the following:
- the LOC123753489 gene encoding G-box-binding factor-like has translation MKSSCACQEVIVKSCCSHGDLKMTPSEVMEICGVYLKSEHRQLEHQQLETDQLEHQQLAHQQLEHLQLEHRQLEHQQLEPHQLEHQQLEHQQLEHQQLEPHQLEHQHWNISSWEHRQLEHQQLETDQLEHQQLAHQQLEHQQLEHQQLEHQQLDHRQLEHLQLEHLQLEHQQPEQHQLEHHQLETSSAGTSTARRSAARTSAAGPPTAETSTSGTSCGWNICSWNIGSWNTSAGSSTAGTSAAGTPAAGTSAARTPAAGTSAAGTSTAGTPAAEQHQLEQHQLQRWQLERDQLKHQRLEHRQLEPQQLEHQQLEHQQPEHQQLEHQLLEHQQLKHPQPE, from the exons aTGAAGTCATCATGCGCATGTCAAGAAGTCATCGTGAAGTCATGTTGTAGTCATGGAGATCTGAAGATGACTCCATCTGAAGtcatggagatctgtggag TCTACTTGAAGTCGGAACATCGCcagctggaacatcagcagctggaaaCTGATCAGCTGGAACATCAACAACTAGCACATCAGCAGCTGGAACATCTTCAGTTGGAACATCGCcagctggaacatcagcagctggaacCTCATCAGCTGGAACATCAACAGCTagaacatcagcagctggaacatcagcagctggaacCTCATCAGCTGGAACATCAACA ctggaacatcagcagctgggaACATCGCcagctggaacatcagcagctggaaaCTGATCAGCTGGAACATCAACAGTTAGCACatcagcagctggaacatcagcagctggaacatcagcagctggaacatcagcagcTAGACCATCGGCAGCTGGAACATCTTCAGTTGGAACATCTTCAGCTGGAACATCAACAGCCGGAACAGCACCAGCTGGAACATCATCAGCTGGAAACATCTTCAGCTGGAACATCAACAGCTAGAAGATCGGCAGCTAGAACGTCAGCGGCTGGACCACCAACAGCTGAAACATCGACTTCTGGAACATCCTGCGGCTGGAACATCTGCAGCTGGAACATCGGCAGCTGGAATACATCAGCTGGGTCATCAacagctggaacatcagcagcGGGAACAccagcagctggaacatcagcagcCAGAACACCGGCAGCTGGAACATCTGCAGCTGGAACATCAACAGccggaacaccagcagcagaacAACATCAGCTGGAACAACATCAGCTGCAACGATGGCAGCTAGAACGTGATCAGCTGAAACATCAGCGGCTGGAACATCGTCAGCTGGAACCTCAACAGCTAGAGCACCAACAGCTGGAGCATCAACAGCCGGAGCATCAACAGCTGGAACATCAGCTGCTGGAGCATCAGCAGCTGAAACACCCACAGCCGGAATAG